From the Danio aesculapii chromosome 9, fDanAes4.1, whole genome shotgun sequence genome, one window contains:
- the ildr1b gene encoding immunoglobulin-like domain-containing receptor 1b, whose translation MKQKLRLKVLALLLCVFPEEIFSIQVTVPETERHTMLFGSVTLRCDYSTSASPQDVLVTWRYKSFCLDPVLEYYSAAYQAALNMKQDPANDCPDSKRTVRIVIQKRGINEPILGTEYRQRKISIKNNADLSMNEIMWWDNGMYFCSIDAPGDVVGDSDKEIRLIVYNWLTVLLIILGALLLIILIGVCCCQCCPQNCCCYVRCPCCPRTCCCPEKAVMRHKMMREAQKAMVPWFHGQPIYAPIASNPSSQANPLLYSGSFSEHSSKHNLPMAPMAIPPPQPVPQFVPHGYHANGSMNGNVRANNQMLDFLENQVQGMDMAVPMLQPQHHYTGVPLQNLQPQYAAQQPHYASPPPQSIPARPPSMLSALDEMGVQGVERRVIQLPPILGRPKQSSRRTNDQRPRQSSQSSGSSNRNGVHRDAASSRRGNLRSYSDESDWDNRRGGQGSSGRRGESNRSRPRVRSKAELLEELEHATNYGNRSYSSPPHRGSWSSDEEDSYRKGRRSQGKLSENPPAYSSIDILPGHSRRGEQLSDKSSRSGTSVVI comes from the exons ATGAAACAAAAACTGCGACTCAAGGTGCTTGCGCTTCTACTCTGCGTATTTCCAGAAG AGATTTTCTCTATCCAGGTTACTGTTCCTGAGACAGAGAGACATACCATGCTGTTTGGTTCTGTCACTTTGCGGTGTGATTATTCTACCTCTGCAAGCCCACAGGATGTTTTGGTCACATGGCGGTACAAGTCCTTCTGTCTGGATCCAGTGCTGGAGTACTACTCCGCTG CTTATCAGGCAGCTCTGAACATGAAGCAGGATCCAGCAAATGACTGTCCAGACAGCAAGCGAACAGTTCGCATAGTGATTCAGAAAAGAGGCATCAATGAACCTATTCTGGGAACGGAGTATCGACAACGCAAAATCTCCATTAAAAACA ATGCTGATCTGTCCATGAATGAGATCATGTGGTGGGACAATGGCATGTATTTCTGTTCCATTGATGCACCGGGTGATGTTGTGGGAGACTCCGACAAGGAAATCAGACTCATTGTTTATA ACTGGCTGACTGTGCTGCTCATCATCCTCGGGGCTCTACTACTGATCATCCTGATCGGGGTCTGCTGCTGTCAGTGCTGTCCTCAGAACTGCTGCTGTTACGTCCGCTGTCCCTGCTGTCCTCGCACCTGCTGTTGCCCTGAAAAAG CTGTCATGCGCCACAAGATGATGCGTGAAGCTCAAAAGGCAATGGTACCATGGTTTCATGGCCAGCCCATCTATGCCCCCATTGCCTCAAATCCATCTTCTCAAGCAAATCCTTTACTATATTCAG GCTCTTTTTCTGAACATTCATCCAAACACAATCTTCCCATGGCACCGATGGCTATCCCTCCTCCTCAACCTGTCCCACAATTCGTACCTCACGGATACCATGCTAATGGCAGCATGAATGGAAATGTACGTGCCAATAATCAGATGTTAGATTTTCTGGAGAACCAAGTACAAGGGATGGATATGGCCGTCCCGATGCTCCAACCTCAACATCACTACACAGGAGTCCCACTCCAAAACCTTCAGCCTCAATACGCAGCCCAGCAACCCCATTACGCATCACCACCACCTCAATCCATTCCAGCTAGGCCGCCCAGCATGCTCTCTGCCCTGGATGAGATGGGGGTCCAAGGTGTGGAGCGCAGGGTCATCCAGCTGCCTCCAATTTTGGGCCGACCGAAACAGAGCTCTCGGCGGACCAATGATCAGAGACCCCGGCAGTCAAGTCAGTCCAGCGGCAGCTCAAACCGCAACGGTGTTCATCGTGATGCTGCGTCTTCACGGAGAGGAAACCTGCGCAGCTATAGTGATGAATCAGACTGGGACAACCGAAGGGGAGGTCAAGGCTCATCAGGACGCAGAGGAGAATCAAACAGATCCCGTCCACGAGTTCGCAGTAAAGCAGAGCTGTTGGAGGAGTTGGAACATGCGACTAACTATGGAAACAGGAGCTATTCATCACCTCCTCACAGAGGATCCTGGAGTTCAGACGAAGAGGACAGTTACAGAAAGGGAAGGCGATCTCAAGGGAAACTGTCTGAAAATCCTCCAGCTTACTCTTCCATTGACATTTTGCCTGGCCACAGCAGGAGGGGCGAACAGCTCTCG GATAAGAGCTCTCGCAGTGGCACGAGTGTTGTGATCTAA